The window TGTTAAGACCGGCTTGATTTTTGCTCAAGTGGTTAAAGATAACGGCCTTGAGGCGTCTGAAGCGCAGATTGAAGCGAAAATTCGTGAGCTGGCGTCCAGTTATCAAGAGCCTGAGCAAGTGGTTAGCTGGTATATGAGCAATCCTGAGCAGAAGGCTCAGATGCAGTCCGTAGTTCTGGAAGATGTAGTGGTGGATTTCGTGGCTGATAAAGCGAAGATTGAGACTAAGTCCGTATCATATGAGGACGCAGTCAAGCCAAGAACTGCTCCAGCTGCGGAAGCTGATCAAGCGGAAGAAGCTGAGCAAAGCGCGGAATAAAAAACGCGGTCTTGCGCTAAAAAAGCCAGCAAATTAAGCTAGAATGACAAACAGCCGGTAACGTCCGGCTGTTTGTCTTTTATAGATAGCAATGGAGTTCTGATAAAAATGGCTCGCGACGACAACGCAACGATGATGAATAAATTAGAAATAGCCAATGCTCTGGTGCCCATGGTGGTTGAGCAAACCGCGCGTGGCGAAAGATCCTACGATATATACTCAAGGCTGTTGAAAGAGCGGATCATTTTTCTGGTCGGCCAGGTTGAAGACCATATGGCTAATCTGGTGGTGGCGCAGTTGTTGTTCCTGGAGTCAGAGAACCCGGACAAAGATATTCATCTCTACATCAATTCTCCTGGTGGTTCCGTGACCGCGGGGCTGTCAATTTACGACACCATGCAATTTATCAAGCCTGACGTTTCTACAATGTGTATCGGGCAGGCGGCTAGTATGGGTGCGTTACTATTAAGCGGCGGCGCCGCTGGAAAGCGCTACTGTCTGCCGCACTCTCGCGTGATGATTCACCAGCCATTATTGGGCGGTC is drawn from Hahella sp. KA22 and contains these coding sequences:
- the clpP gene encoding ATP-dependent Clp endopeptidase proteolytic subunit ClpP; translated protein: MARDDNATMMNKLEIANALVPMVVEQTARGERSYDIYSRLLKERIIFLVGQVEDHMANLVVAQLLFLESENPDKDIHLYINSPGGSVTAGLSIYDTMQFIKPDVSTMCIGQAASMGALLLSGGAAGKRYCLPHSRVMIHQPLLGGLQGQASDIEIHAKEILLLREKLNNILSKHTGQDIETIARDTDRDKFMDAEMAKNYGLIDSVLDKRVVG